The Cystobacter ferrugineus genome includes a window with the following:
- a CDS encoding sensor histidine kinase, protein MSLSSFNPPRVLVVEDNAAFLDNLRELLGDAGYLVSGANSCREAHERVQDGFDVALVDLRLPDGDGTELARELKEKVPECEVVLLTGFATLETAVAAVRAGACAYLMKPCAPNELLLTLEQTMRQVRLQAEKRELARRAQVTEKLAAVGTLTASLSHVIRNPLNAAALQLAVLERRVRRLSAEQQPALLDPLLLVRDEIRRLDHALEDFLQFARPRSFRPEPVEVVALLRRVVDFLGSQAEARRVRLELEGEESLPPLKGEEERLRQVLINLTLNALEATPEEGLVRLSAQREEDMVRLCVDDTGAGVPPELRTRVFEPFFTTKEAGSGLGLSIVHSVVSQHGGSLEVTSSPFGGARFLLRLPLVD, encoded by the coding sequence ATGAGCCTCTCCTCCTTCAATCCTCCCCGAGTGCTCGTCGTCGAGGACAACGCGGCCTTCCTGGACAATCTCCGGGAGCTGCTCGGCGACGCGGGCTACCTGGTGTCCGGCGCGAATAGCTGCCGTGAGGCGCACGAGCGGGTTCAAGACGGCTTCGATGTGGCGCTGGTGGATCTGCGCCTGCCGGACGGGGATGGGACGGAGCTCGCGCGGGAACTGAAGGAGAAGGTGCCCGAGTGCGAGGTGGTCCTGCTCACGGGCTTCGCCACGCTGGAGACGGCGGTGGCGGCGGTGCGCGCGGGCGCGTGCGCCTACCTGATGAAGCCCTGTGCGCCCAACGAGTTGTTGCTGACGTTGGAGCAGACCATGCGTCAGGTGCGCTTGCAGGCGGAGAAGCGCGAGCTGGCGCGCCGGGCGCAGGTGACGGAGAAGCTCGCCGCGGTGGGCACGCTCACGGCGAGCCTGTCGCACGTGATTCGCAATCCCCTCAACGCCGCGGCCCTGCAGCTCGCCGTGCTGGAGCGGCGGGTGCGGCGGCTGTCCGCGGAGCAGCAACCGGCCTTGTTGGATCCTTTGCTGTTGGTGCGCGATGAAATCCGCCGGTTGGATCATGCGCTGGAGGACTTCCTCCAGTTCGCGCGGCCGCGGAGTTTCCGCCCGGAGCCGGTGGAGGTGGTGGCGCTGCTGCGGCGCGTGGTGGATTTCCTGGGCAGCCAGGCCGAGGCGCGGCGGGTGCGTCTGGAGTTGGAGGGCGAGGAGTCGCTTCCGCCGCTCAAGGGCGAGGAGGAGCGTTTGCGTCAGGTGCTCATCAACCTGACCCTCAATGCCCTGGAGGCCACGCCCGAGGAGGGACTCGTGCGCCTGTCGGCGCAGCGCGAGGAGGACATGGTGCGCCTGTGCGTGGACGACACGGGCGCGGGCGTGCCCCCGGAGCTGCGCACCCGCGTCTTCGAGCCATTCTTCACCACGAAGGAGGCGGGCTCGGGGTTGGGGCTGTCCATCGTCCACTCCGTCGTGTCGCAGCACGGGGGCTCGCTGGAGGTGACCAGTTCCCCGTTCGGGGGAGCGCGCTTCCTGCTGCGGCTGCCCCTGGTGGATTGA
- a CDS encoding DUF4870 domain-containing protein, whose product METQHRGGFITGSPSPTADEKTWGMLAHLSALVAGLFGFPFLGPLIVMLTKGKESAWVEQHAKEALNFQITITVALWLAAVSMFCLVGFVLAPLVALVALVLTILAGIKANNGEMYRYPATVRLVK is encoded by the coding sequence ATGGAAACGCAGCATCGCGGAGGGTTCATCACCGGATCACCGTCGCCGACGGCGGACGAGAAGACGTGGGGAATGCTCGCGCACCTGAGCGCGCTGGTCGCGGGCCTGTTTGGCTTCCCGTTCCTCGGGCCACTCATCGTGATGCTCACCAAGGGCAAGGAGTCCGCCTGGGTGGAGCAGCACGCGAAGGAGGCGCTCAACTTCCAGATCACCATCACGGTGGCTCTGTGGCTCGCCGCGGTGAGCATGTTCTGCCTGGTGGGGTTCGTGCTGGCGCCGCTCGTCGCGCTCGTCGCGCTGGTGTTGACGATCCTCGCGGGCATCAAGGCCAACAATGGCGAGATGTATCGCTACCCGGCCACCGTCCGGCTGGTGAAGTAG
- a CDS encoding LysR family transcriptional regulator, giving the protein MDLNELLVFAKVVQAGSFTAAARGLRMPKSTVSRKVSELEERVGAQLLQRTTRQLRLTEVGQAYYEHCARIVAEAEQAELAVTRMQAAPHGLLRVTAPLTFSILGPIVAEFLRRYPDVQVEMVCTDRTVDLVDEGFDLAVRAGKLADSSLMARRIGNIERVVVASPDYVKQRGAPKAPRDLEKHDCLLFGSSREAKHWTLRSGSKSVEVQVSTRLAVNEPDMLRGMALAGAGIALLPNISCIDDVAAGRLQHLLPDWAGTETPVHAIYPSSRHHAPKVMAFVELARERWAVT; this is encoded by the coding sequence ATGGATCTCAACGAACTCCTCGTCTTCGCCAAGGTCGTCCAGGCGGGCAGCTTCACGGCGGCGGCGCGTGGGCTGCGCATGCCCAAGTCCACGGTGAGCCGGAAGGTGTCCGAGTTGGAGGAGCGCGTGGGCGCGCAACTGCTGCAACGCACCACGCGCCAGCTCCGCCTCACGGAAGTGGGACAGGCCTACTACGAGCACTGCGCGCGCATCGTGGCCGAGGCGGAGCAGGCCGAGCTGGCGGTCACGCGCATGCAGGCCGCTCCCCATGGGCTGCTGCGCGTGACGGCCCCGCTCACCTTCAGCATCCTCGGGCCGATCGTCGCGGAGTTCCTCCGGCGCTATCCCGACGTACAGGTGGAGATGGTGTGCACGGACCGCACGGTGGACCTGGTGGACGAGGGGTTCGATCTCGCCGTGCGCGCGGGCAAACTGGCCGACTCCTCGCTCATGGCCCGCCGGATCGGCAACATCGAGCGCGTGGTGGTGGCGTCGCCGGACTACGTCAAGCAGAGGGGTGCCCCCAAGGCGCCGCGAGACCTCGAGAAGCATGACTGCCTTCTCTTCGGCTCCTCCCGGGAGGCCAAACACTGGACGCTGCGCTCGGGAAGCAAATCCGTCGAGGTCCAGGTGTCCACGCGCCTCGCCGTGAACGAGCCCGACATGTTGCGCGGCATGGCCCTGGCGGGCGCGGGCATCGCCCTGCTGCCCAACATCTCCTGCATCGATGACGTGGCCGCGGGACGACTGCAACACCTGCTGCCCGACTGGGCCGGCACCGAGACACCCGTGCATGCCATCTATCCCAGCAGCCGCCACCATGCGCCCAAGGTGATGGCCTTCGTGGAGCTCGCGCGCGAGCGCTGGGCCGTGACCTGA
- a CDS encoding HD-GYP domain-containing protein: protein MEAIPPVPPRILIVDDDDSVRDVISVLLREEGYNCVVASGSEMALDLAGQEETPLVISDMKMPGKDGLWLLEQLRERYPDTSVIMLTGYGDTESAVDCLRRGAVDYLLKPPKLTDLIRAIERALAKRRIELARKRYQKKLERKVRDRTTELRNALRDIAHTYQSTLLALVAALDAREHETSDHSQRVVRYTSAIAERMGIKGPELEEIGRGALLHDIGKIGVPDAVLLKPGKLTPEEWQEMRKHPDIGFQMIQNIPFLATPAQIVLSHQERWDGQGYPRNLRGQEIHIGARIFAVADTLDAMTSDRPYRKGTTFANAIAEIHRCAGTQFDREVVRSFLDIGEQALVKIKEDMQNRKLTLVQAEAHAQEAEATLARLTEDLDELDQTIPGPVGPTVRQPPAPPAPVASPSSSNTLNQGVVLSVLAGGRQGNPRD, encoded by the coding sequence GTGGAAGCCATTCCTCCCGTACCTCCCCGGATCCTCATCGTCGACGACGACGACTCCGTCCGCGACGTCATCTCCGTCCTTCTCAGGGAGGAGGGTTACAACTGCGTTGTGGCCAGTGGCTCCGAAATGGCCCTGGATCTCGCCGGCCAGGAAGAGACGCCCCTGGTCATCAGCGACATGAAGATGCCGGGCAAGGACGGCCTGTGGCTTCTCGAGCAGTTGCGCGAGCGCTACCCGGACACCTCCGTCATCATGCTCACCGGCTACGGAGACACCGAGTCGGCGGTGGACTGCCTGCGCCGGGGCGCGGTGGACTACCTGCTCAAGCCACCGAAGCTGACGGATCTCATCCGCGCCATCGAGCGCGCCCTGGCCAAGCGCCGCATCGAGCTGGCCCGCAAGCGCTACCAGAAGAAGCTCGAGCGCAAGGTGCGCGACCGTACCACCGAGCTGCGCAACGCCCTGCGTGACATCGCCCACACCTACCAGTCCACCCTGCTCGCCCTGGTGGCGGCGTTGGACGCGCGCGAGCACGAGACGTCGGACCACTCGCAGCGCGTGGTGCGCTACACGAGCGCCATCGCCGAGCGCATGGGCATCAAGGGCCCGGAGCTGGAGGAGATCGGCCGCGGCGCGCTCCTGCATGACATCGGGAAGATTGGCGTACCGGACGCCGTGCTGCTCAAGCCGGGCAAGCTCACGCCCGAGGAGTGGCAGGAGATGCGCAAGCATCCGGACATCGGCTTCCAGATGATCCAGAACATCCCCTTCCTCGCCACGCCCGCGCAGATCGTCCTGTCGCACCAGGAGCGCTGGGACGGCCAGGGCTACCCGCGCAACCTCCGTGGCCAGGAGATCCACATCGGCGCGCGCATCTTCGCCGTGGCGGACACCCTGGACGCGATGACGAGTGATCGGCCCTACCGCAAGGGAACCACCTTCGCCAACGCCATCGCGGAGATCCACCGCTGCGCCGGCACCCAGTTCGACCGCGAGGTCGTCCGGTCCTTCCTCGATATCGGCGAGCAGGCGCTCGTGAAGATCAAGGAGGACATGCAGAACCGGAAGCTGACGCTGGTGCAGGCCGAGGCCCACGCGCAGGAGGCCGAGGCCACGCTCGCCCGCCTGACCGAGGACCTGGACGAGCTGGATCAGACCATTCCCGGCCCGGTGGGACCCACGGTGCGCCAGCCTCCGGCTCCTCCCGCGCCCGTGGCCAGCCCCTCGAGTTCGAACACGCTCAACCAGGGGGTCGTCCTCTCGGTGCTCGCCGGGGGACGCCAGGGCAACCCGCGCGACTGA
- a CDS encoding protoglobin domain-containing protein — protein sequence MVETLFEELKRYVGFEPADGLLLRELHEVVRPRFPAIADVFYARILRHEGASKALAGESQVGQLKVSLLTWMEQLLSGPWDEDYYQARCRIGRMHVRVALPQHYMLGAMNVLRQEFNLLIAEHHAGQPERLRAMSFALGKILDLDLAIMLHTFREDLLAQQARHERLSTFGQLVGSIGHELRNPLGVIETSLFILKGRPLASDERAAKHLARIGEQVALANRIVSDLLDMIRDRPLKRESLRLEAVWKDALSSVHAPAGVSLRAEGLESLPTLEGDPGQIRQVFVNLMENAVQAVGDTGSVRLSASTEPDAVVLVLEDSGPGVSEAIRRRMFEPLITTKSGGIGLGLPLVKRILERHGGSILYDPQGGGGARFVLRLALPPHST from the coding sequence ATGGTGGAAACCTTGTTCGAGGAGCTCAAGCGCTACGTGGGCTTCGAGCCGGCCGATGGCCTGTTGCTCCGGGAACTGCACGAAGTGGTGCGGCCGCGGTTTCCCGCCATCGCGGACGTCTTCTATGCCCGCATCCTGCGGCACGAGGGGGCGAGCAAGGCGCTCGCGGGCGAGAGCCAGGTGGGCCAGCTCAAGGTGTCGCTGCTCACCTGGATGGAGCAGCTCCTCAGCGGCCCCTGGGATGAGGACTACTACCAGGCGCGCTGCCGGATCGGCCGCATGCATGTGCGCGTCGCGCTTCCCCAGCATTACATGCTGGGCGCGATGAACGTGCTGCGGCAGGAGTTCAACCTCCTCATCGCCGAGCACCATGCGGGCCAGCCCGAGCGCCTGCGGGCCATGAGCTTCGCGTTGGGGAAGATCCTCGACCTGGATCTGGCCATCATGCTGCACACCTTCCGCGAGGATCTGCTCGCGCAGCAGGCGCGTCACGAGCGGCTGTCCACCTTCGGCCAGCTCGTGGGTTCCATCGGCCACGAGCTGCGCAACCCGCTGGGCGTCATCGAGACGTCGCTCTTCATCCTCAAGGGCCGGCCCCTGGCCAGCGACGAGCGCGCCGCCAAGCACCTGGCGCGCATCGGCGAGCAGGTGGCGCTCGCCAACCGCATCGTCTCGGACCTGCTGGACATGATCCGGGACCGGCCGCTCAAGCGCGAGTCGCTGCGGCTGGAGGCCGTGTGGAAGGACGCCCTCTCCTCGGTGCACGCGCCCGCGGGCGTGTCCCTGCGCGCCGAGGGGCTCGAGTCGCTGCCCACGTTGGAGGGAGATCCGGGGCAGATCCGCCAGGTCTTCGTCAACCTGATGGAGAACGCCGTGCAGGCGGTGGGCGACACGGGCTCGGTGCGGTTGTCGGCCTCGACGGAGCCGGACGCGGTGGTGCTCGTCCTGGAGGACTCGGGACCGGGGGTGAGCGAGGCCATCCGGCGCCGGATGTTCGAGCCGTTGATCACCACCAAGTCCGGGGGCATCGGCCTGGGACTGCCGCTCGTCAAGCGCATCCTCGAGCGCCATGGGGGCTCCATCCTCTACGATCCCCAGGGCGGGGGAGGGGCTCGCTTCGTCCTCCGGCTCGCCCTTCCCCCTCACTCCACGTGA
- the thiC gene encoding phosphomethylpyrimidine synthase ThiC, with protein sequence MSGASKSLKVDGEMLQGITRGPLPASRKVYVSGVLNPELRVPLREISQTPTRHGHGPDAKETPNPSVFVYDSSGPYTDPDARIDLRRGLPPVRAEWIERRGDTQALPGISSEYGRAREADPRLAGLRFAHRRAPRVAKAGANVTQLRYARRGIITPEMEFVALRENLKRQTAAELSHQHPGHSWGAAIPRDITPEFVRDEVARGRAIIPANINHPELEPMIIGRNFLVKINANIGNSAVSSSIEEEVEKMVWSIRWGADTVMDLSTGRNIHETREWILRNAPVPIGTVPIYQALEKVGGKAEELTWELYRDTLIEQCEQGVDYFTIHAGVRLRYIPLTARRLTGIVSRGGSILAKWCLAHHQENFLYTHFEEICEILKAYDVSFSLGDGLRPGSIADANDAAQFGELETLGELTQVAWKHDVQVMIEGPGHVPMHLIQENMTKQLAVCGEAPFYTLGPLTTDIAPGYDHFTSGIGAAMIGWFGTAMLCYVTPKEHLGLPDRDDVKEGVITYKIAAHAADLAKGHPGAQARDNALSKARFEFRWEDQFNLSLDPERARAFHDETLPAEGAKVAHFCSMCGPQFCSMKITQDVRDYAQKVGTSEEQALEAGMARKSEEFKKTGGEVYR encoded by the coding sequence GTGAGCGGAGCATCGAAGAGCCTCAAGGTAGACGGCGAGATGTTGCAGGGCATCACCCGGGGGCCGTTGCCGGCCTCGCGCAAGGTGTACGTGTCCGGCGTGTTGAACCCGGAGCTGCGCGTCCCCCTGCGGGAGATCAGCCAGACGCCCACCCGTCACGGCCACGGCCCGGACGCGAAGGAGACGCCCAATCCCTCCGTCTTCGTCTACGACTCGAGCGGCCCGTACACGGACCCCGACGCCCGGATTGATCTGCGGCGGGGCTTGCCGCCGGTGCGCGCGGAGTGGATCGAGCGGCGGGGGGACACCCAGGCACTGCCGGGCATCTCCTCCGAGTATGGCCGCGCCCGCGAGGCGGATCCGCGCCTGGCCGGTCTGCGCTTCGCCCACCGCCGCGCGCCCCGGGTGGCGAAGGCGGGCGCCAACGTCACCCAGTTGCGCTACGCGCGCCGGGGCATCATCACCCCGGAGATGGAGTTCGTGGCGCTGCGCGAGAACCTGAAGCGCCAGACCGCGGCGGAGCTGTCGCACCAGCACCCGGGCCACTCGTGGGGCGCCGCCATTCCCCGCGACATCACCCCCGAGTTCGTCCGGGACGAGGTGGCGCGGGGCCGGGCCATCATCCCCGCCAACATCAACCACCCGGAGCTGGAGCCGATGATCATCGGCCGCAACTTCCTGGTGAAGATCAACGCCAACATCGGCAACTCCGCCGTCAGCTCCTCCATCGAGGAGGAGGTGGAGAAGATGGTGTGGAGCATCCGCTGGGGCGCGGACACGGTGATGGACCTGTCCACCGGCCGCAACATCCACGAGACGCGCGAGTGGATCCTCCGCAACGCCCCGGTGCCCATTGGCACCGTGCCCATCTACCAGGCGCTGGAGAAGGTGGGGGGCAAGGCCGAGGAGCTCACCTGGGAGCTCTACCGCGACACGCTCATCGAGCAGTGTGAGCAAGGGGTGGACTACTTCACCATCCACGCGGGCGTGCGGCTGCGCTACATCCCGCTCACGGCCAGGCGCCTCACCGGCATCGTCAGCCGGGGCGGCTCCATCCTGGCGAAGTGGTGTCTGGCGCACCACCAGGAGAACTTCCTCTACACGCACTTCGAGGAGATCTGCGAGATCCTCAAGGCGTACGACGTGAGCTTCAGCCTGGGAGACGGGCTGCGGCCGGGCTCCATCGCGGACGCCAACGACGCGGCGCAGTTCGGCGAGCTGGAGACGCTGGGCGAGCTGACGCAGGTGGCCTGGAAGCACGACGTGCAGGTGATGATCGAGGGGCCGGGCCATGTGCCCATGCACCTCATCCAGGAGAACATGACGAAGCAGCTCGCGGTGTGTGGCGAGGCGCCCTTCTACACGCTGGGGCCGCTCACCACGGACATCGCGCCGGGGTATGATCACTTCACCAGCGGCATCGGCGCGGCGATGATCGGCTGGTTCGGCACGGCGATGCTCTGCTACGTCACCCCCAAGGAGCACCTGGGCCTGCCCGACCGGGATGACGTGAAGGAAGGCGTCATCACCTACAAGATCGCCGCGCACGCCGCGGACCTCGCCAAGGGCCACCCCGGTGCCCAGGCGCGTGACAACGCCCTGTCCAAGGCGCGCTTCGAGTTCCGCTGGGAGGACCAGTTCAACCTCTCCCTGGATCCCGAGCGGGCGCGCGCCTTCCACGACGAGACCCTGCCCGCCGAGGGCGCCAAGGTGGCCCACTTCTGCTCGATGTGCGGCCCCCAGTTCTGCTCGATGAAGATCACCCAGGACGTGCGCGACTACGCCCAGAAGGTGGGCACGAGCGAGGAGCAGGCCCTGGAGGCTGGCATGGCGCGGAAGAGCGAGGAGTTCAAAAAGACTGGCGGCGAGGTGTACCGCTGA
- the moaA gene encoding GTP 3',8-cyclase MoaA, whose protein sequence is MSPAPAQAPLSPPLKDAQGRTMTYLRLSVTDRCNFRCTYCSPASWGGKKDLLSPEEFERIVSVFAAMGIRRVRLTGGEPLIRPDILEVARRIAAVPGIGHVAITTNASHLARLAGPLREAGVSQLNISLDTLSEATFRRISKQGDLASVLAGIDAAAAAGYASLKLNVVVMRGVNDDEVPQLIAHAHARGMTPRFIELMPFGQGTPVPTAELVEKLRAGGLPLVEDEGPQGLAAGPARYWRAPGGLVGFISPLTQNFCGGCNRVRVASNGDLRSCLGGRAQAPLHALIRGGATDEELALAIRQALGDKPEGHRFTEPGAAAALLPMMGIGG, encoded by the coding sequence ATGAGTCCCGCCCCCGCCCAGGCCCCCCTGTCGCCCCCTCTGAAGGACGCCCAGGGGCGGACCATGACGTACCTGCGCCTGTCGGTGACCGACCGGTGCAACTTCCGCTGCACGTACTGCTCTCCGGCGAGTTGGGGCGGGAAGAAGGATCTGCTGTCGCCCGAGGAGTTCGAGCGCATCGTCTCCGTGTTCGCGGCCATGGGCATCCGCCGGGTGCGGCTCACGGGCGGCGAGCCGCTCATCCGCCCGGACATCCTCGAGGTGGCCCGGCGCATCGCCGCGGTGCCCGGCATCGGCCACGTGGCCATCACCACCAACGCGAGTCACCTGGCGCGGCTCGCCGGGCCCCTGCGCGAGGCGGGGGTGAGCCAGCTCAACATCAGCCTGGACACCCTGTCCGAGGCCACCTTCCGGCGCATCTCCAAGCAGGGCGACCTGGCGTCGGTGCTCGCGGGCATCGACGCGGCGGCGGCGGCGGGCTACGCCTCGCTCAAGCTCAACGTCGTCGTCATGCGCGGGGTGAATGACGACGAGGTGCCCCAGCTCATCGCCCACGCGCATGCGCGCGGCATGACGCCCCGGTTCATCGAGCTGATGCCCTTTGGTCAGGGCACCCCGGTGCCCACGGCGGAGCTGGTGGAGAAGCTCCGGGCCGGGGGCCTGCCGCTCGTGGAGGACGAGGGGCCTCAAGGGTTGGCCGCGGGTCCGGCGCGCTACTGGCGCGCGCCTGGAGGGCTCGTGGGCTTCATCTCTCCCCTCACCCAGAACTTCTGCGGCGGCTGCAACCGCGTGCGCGTGGCCTCCAATGGCGACCTGCGTAGCTGCCTCGGGGGACGTGCCCAGGCGCCCCTGCACGCGCTCATCCGCGGCGGGGCCACCGACGAGGAGCTCGCCCTGGCCATCCGCCAGGCGCTCGGCGACAAGCCCGAGGGCCACCGCTTCACCGAGCCCGGCGCGGCGGCCGCCCTGCTGCCGATGATGGGCATCGGCGGCTGA
- the hisG gene encoding ATP phosphoribosyltransferase: MLKIALPNKGRLSDEVRELFNDAGLEVRVRGERALTASLGGEFEAIFVRAQDIPEFVADGAADAGVTGWDLVCESGRELDMLMDLEFGRCRLVVAAREESGIQKLEDIQDGVRVASSFTRLTQEFFTKRGQSVKVVPVSGATEIAPHLGIADIIVDLTSTGSTLKMNGLREVGTIVQSSARLIARKGHVPDAAAQLDELRQALGSVLAARGKRYLMANVPRRVLPNVHEVLPGLNGPTVVEVQGGDFVAVHAVVPARNIYRTINSLKNLGCQGILVTRIERLMP, from the coding sequence ATGCTGAAGATCGCCCTTCCCAACAAAGGCCGCCTCTCCGACGAGGTTCGTGAACTATTCAACGATGCGGGACTCGAGGTCCGTGTCCGAGGCGAGCGGGCCCTCACCGCGTCGCTCGGTGGCGAGTTCGAGGCCATCTTCGTGCGCGCCCAGGACATCCCCGAGTTCGTCGCCGATGGCGCGGCGGACGCGGGCGTCACCGGGTGGGATCTCGTGTGCGAGTCCGGCCGCGAGCTGGACATGCTGATGGACCTGGAGTTCGGCCGGTGCCGGCTCGTGGTGGCCGCCAGGGAGGAGAGCGGCATCCAGAAGCTGGAGGACATCCAGGATGGAGTGCGGGTGGCGTCCTCCTTCACGCGCCTCACCCAGGAGTTCTTCACCAAGCGGGGCCAGTCGGTGAAGGTGGTGCCGGTGTCGGGCGCCACGGAGATCGCCCCCCACCTGGGCATCGCGGACATCATCGTGGACCTGACGTCCACGGGCTCGACGCTGAAGATGAACGGGCTGCGCGAGGTGGGTACCATCGTCCAGTCGAGCGCACGGCTCATCGCGCGCAAGGGCCACGTGCCCGACGCGGCGGCCCAGCTCGACGAGCTGCGGCAGGCGCTGGGCTCGGTGCTCGCGGCCCGGGGCAAGCGCTACCTCATGGCCAACGTGCCGCGCCGTGTGCTGCCGAACGTGCACGAGGTGCTGCCGGGCCTCAACGGGCCCACCGTGGTGGAGGTGCAGGGCGGTGACTTCGTGGCCGTGCACGCCGTGGTGCCCGCTCGCAACATCTACCGCACCATCAACTCCCTGAAGAACCTGGGCTGCCAGGGCATCCTCGTCACCCGCATCGAGAGGTTGATGCCATGA
- a CDS encoding response regulator: MRSYLLLDDNLAFAENLAEILRDGGDEATVVTEGPRALSLAGTRRFDVLLTDMKMPGMNGAQAVRHIRQVDPGLAVVVITAYPGEEELEAVRREGLLAVLPKPVPLAPLVSLLSHARRDGLVALIEGEPARDETLAEQLRSRGFSCVTVRAVEDAERLAGARLFAALVPSRRLGEPECEVLHWLRTRFPTLPVFSEPVDLRTLLDTLERAHDSR, from the coding sequence ATGAGGAGCTACCTGCTGCTCGATGACAATCTGGCCTTCGCGGAGAACCTCGCGGAGATCCTCCGGGACGGGGGAGACGAGGCCACGGTGGTGACGGAAGGGCCGCGGGCCCTGTCGCTCGCGGGCACCCGGCGCTTCGACGTCCTCCTCACGGACATGAAGATGCCGGGCATGAATGGGGCGCAGGCGGTGCGCCACATCCGCCAGGTGGATCCCGGCCTCGCCGTCGTGGTCATCACCGCCTACCCGGGAGAGGAAGAGCTGGAGGCGGTCCGCCGGGAGGGACTGCTCGCGGTCCTGCCCAAGCCCGTGCCCCTCGCCCCGCTCGTGTCGTTGTTGTCCCACGCGCGCCGGGATGGACTGGTGGCGCTCATCGAGGGGGAGCCGGCGCGTGACGAGACCCTCGCCGAGCAGTTGCGCTCGCGCGGCTTCTCGTGTGTCACCGTGCGCGCGGTGGAGGACGCCGAGCGCCTCGCGGGGGCGCGGCTCTTCGCGGCGTTGGTGCCCTCGCGGCGGCTCGGCGAGCCGGAGTGTGAGGTGTTGCACTGGCTGCGGACACGCTTCCCCACACTGCCGGTGTTCTCCGAACCTGTCGACCTCCGGACACTGCTGGACACACTGGAGCGCGCCCACGACTCGCGCTAA
- a CDS encoding pirin family protein, with translation MMIVRNSEARGHANHGWLDSHHTFSFGDYFDPSAMGFRALRVINEDRVAPRSGFGAHPHRDMEIITYVLDGQLEHRDSMGSVGVLRAGEMQRMTAGTGVRHSEMNNSDEEVHLLQIWILPERKGLTPDYEQKEFPLAERQGRFRLVVSPEGQDGSLKVNQDLRLYSTVLGRGEKTEYTLAPGRHAWLQVARGAGTLNGVALEAGDGVAISEESRLELSATEPLEALLFDLG, from the coding sequence ATGATGATCGTTCGGAATTCAGAAGCGCGCGGCCATGCGAACCACGGGTGGTTGGACTCCCATCACACCTTCTCGTTCGGGGACTACTTCGACCCGTCCGCCATGGGCTTTCGCGCCCTGCGCGTCATCAACGAGGACCGGGTGGCCCCGCGCAGCGGCTTCGGCGCGCACCCCCATCGGGACATGGAGATCATCACCTACGTGCTCGACGGGCAGTTGGAGCACCGCGACAGCATGGGCTCGGTGGGCGTGCTGCGCGCCGGAGAGATGCAGCGGATGACGGCGGGCACGGGCGTGCGGCACAGCGAGATGAACAACTCGGACGAGGAGGTGCACCTCCTCCAAATCTGGATCCTCCCGGAGCGCAAGGGGTTGACCCCCGACTACGAGCAGAAGGAGTTCCCGCTCGCGGAGCGCCAGGGCCGCTTCCGGCTGGTGGTGTCCCCCGAGGGACAAGACGGCTCGCTGAAGGTGAACCAGGACCTGCGGCTGTACAGCACCGTGCTGGGCCGGGGAGAGAAGACGGAGTACACCCTGGCGCCGGGACGGCACGCGTGGCTGCAGGTGGCGCGCGGCGCGGGCACGCTCAACGGCGTGGCGCTCGAGGCCGGAGACGGCGTGGCCATCTCCGAGGAGTCGCGGCTGGAGCTCTCCGCGACCGAGCCGCTCGAGGCCCTGCTGTTCGATCTGGGCTGA